The Pontibacter korlensis sequence ATTGAAGGCAATATTGGCCTCTCTCGGGGCAGGTGAGCAGATCAACTTCATATAAACAGAGCCTTCATACCGGCACAAGCCCTTTCACCTCCTTTCGTATCCTGTTAAAGTTTTCCAGCAGTAACTGCTCTTTTTGCTGTGCGGAGCCGAAGTCATAAAATATTGGCAGCGCAGGATACAGCTTTTCTTCTTTGTGCAGGCGGGAAAGGTCAAGGTTTATTTTACAGTGGTAAGTGCTGGAAACATACTTCCCGTTATACGTTTCGCGCTCCGTGGCCACTTGCCCCACCATCTCACCTGTCTGCAGGTGCGCAATCTTTGCCGCCGGGATAAGCGGCCCCATCTCCTCGCTCATGCTCACAGAGGCACGGTTCCTCTCCAGGCTCAGCCCCTGCTTGAGCTGCCTGACCCGGCCAAAGAGCTTTTCCAGCCAGTCCAGCGTTTCCCTGTTTCGGGCAGAGCCCGACAATACGTTGGCTGCGACCGAGCAGATCGTTTCAGCAGTCTCTCTGCCATACTGCTGCCTGAGCTGGGGTAGCTCCTGCAGGCCCAGCAGCACAGCGATCCGGTTGCTTCGGGCTGTTGCGATCAGGCTCTCTACCCGGTGCAGGTAAAGCGTGGGAGCTTCATCCACAACCAGGGCGCAGGGTAAGTTGCCCCTGGTGTTAATCAGCCTGCTCATACGGTTAAGCACCAGGGCATTGCAAGCACTGTTGATGCTTTGGGTGGCCGGGTCGTTGGCGATCACCAGCACGGCAGGATGTGCCGGATCAGAGATCCCCAGCTCAAAGTCATCTCCTGATAAGACCCAGAAGGTTTCCTTGGTGGCCAGGCGGCCGATGTTTACTTTCAAGGTGCCGATTTGCCCCTCCAGTTGCTCAAAGGCCCGGTTTTTATAGGCCGTGGCAAAGGGAGAGAGCAGGCTCTCGAGCTCGGGCTCAGAAAAGAGCGTGTGGAAGATCTCTTCGTAGCTCAAATTCAGCAGGGCCAGCACGTGCGGGAACGAGGAGTAGCGTCCCTGCTGGTGGCGGCTTAGAAAATAAATGCAGCTGGCAAGAAAGTTCACAGCTGACTGGTTGAAAAACTGGGCAGCGCCTCCTCCCCTGTCTCCCTTGCGCAGGGCCTCGAGCAGGGCCTCGGCTGTCTCGGTGGCATCGGCCAGCGTGGGCAGGTACTCCGGCTTCAGGGGATTGCACCGACTGCTGTAGGCAACAGCGTGAAAGTTGAGTACATGAAAGCGGTGATTTTTCAACATACCCTTCTTCCTGCCCAACAGGTAGTGGTAATAGGTCACGCGGGCCAGGTCCGGGAACTTAAAGTCGTAGACCATCATCGAAAAGCCTTTGGCCAGCAGCTGCCGGATAAAGGGGAGCACCACCGAGAAAGACTTGCCCGACCCGGGCGTGCCAATAAGCAGCGTGCCCCGGAAAGGGTTTACCAGGTTAAGCCAGCCACGCTGCAATCTTTTTTTATAATAGAACAGCATCGGGATATTCACTGAGTAGGGCGTACGAACACATTTTACCGGCTGGGCAAAGGACTCATTCTCCACGTTGAACCTGTCCTGCAGGAGCCGATGCTGCAGGTGCTTGGACACGTTATCCAGGGCTATGTGCACGAGCACGGCTCCTGTAAGGGAGAGCAGGAAGTAAGCTGCATCAGACAAGGACACACCGGGTAAGAGCATGCGGCTGCCTGGAGTAAAGTAAAGCAGGCCTGCCCCAAAGAAAAATGCGCAGCCCATGAGCAAAGGAAGGAAAATGTGCCGGAGCAGGTCCAGGGCCAGCTCCTTTTTGGCCTTTGTGCCCATGCTCACGATCAGGATCAGGGCAAAGGTAAAGGTTTTTGAAAGGTAAATGTCTTCGTAAATCACAACGCGCTTCAATCTGTGCAGCACGGGCTCCAGCAGGTAAAGGGCAGGAGCATCCCAAAACAGGAAAACGGCTCCCTCCACGACAATTGAAAAGTAAATAAGTCCCTGCAAAAAAGCGTAAAGCTTTTTGAGTTCACTTGATTCTTCCATCTTACTACTGCGAAATGAGGTGATAAAAGAGGGTGGGACACACCTGCCTTTCCAGGCGCTTCTATGTGCCCTACCAGCACAAAGGCCCAGCACGCCCTTTCCCTGGCGGCGCTTATCGCAGCGCAGGCATACTCAAAGGGTGTCTGCCTGCAGCAAGTCGGCATAGGCAATGCGCAGGGAAACCCTGCGCCCGGAAACCTGTTCCTCGGCCACCTCGATATGGAGCACCTTTTCCTCCGGGAAGGTGAACTTCCTGAACACAAACACGTTCCGGTACTGGCGCTTGAAGTACCCCGTGTCATAAAGCTGGAAACTGGGCTGTAGCTCCACCTGCTGAAAGTTAGTGGCCTTCACTACCTTTTTATCCTCTAGCTTAAACCGCACTTGATCGATCGTATAGGGAATGCTGGTGTCATTCTTAAGGGATAGATCAATAAAGAAATAGTCTCCGACAGTATAGATGTTGTTTAGCCTTGCCCGTATCCCCTGTTCTTTCGTAGTCACGCTATGGAACCGGGGTTTTCGCCCGAGAGCCAGCAGCGCAAACCGCGCCATGTCCTCCCGGCTCATGGCCACAGCCGGGTTCAGGTAATTATCCACCTGGGTAGGGTCAATGCGCACCCGGGTATCTGCCTGGTCCGCTCGGCTGTAGGCCAGCCTATACTGCACCAGGAAGCGCTCCCCCACAATGGTGATAATCCCCTGTTTTGCGCCACCGTGCTTGGGTTTAACCCGAAGGATATTGGCAACAGGTATGTCCCCGGCCACCTCATCTGTGGAGATATCCACGTACTGTATCGGCTCAGGGCTCACAATATGCGTGGATACGTTTTCATGCACGTGCACTACCTGAAGCGAATCCTGTGCCGAGGCGGAAGACAGCAGGGCAAACAGCACATATAGAAGCAGTAGCTTTTTCATATTAGTCGGCTTTGTTATCAATTAAATAAACTAGGGTATTATACTTTAACTTAGCTTTGTTCTTCCGGATGGCTTTGCCTGCTGCGCGGGTAGTGGTCTGGGAAATTCTCTCCAGCATCGAGTAAAGCATTTGGCTGGCGTTATCGGGTGAATCTTCAAAAGTCAGTGTCTGACCACTGCTCACATTACCGGCAAGCTCCTTGGTAAAGTCCCGAAACTGTGAGTCCGGGACATAAAGCCCCGCCAGGCCGTCGTTGTCGTAGATATGCAGGTCCACTGGGATGATTTGGCCTTCGTAAAGCATAGAGCGGATGGCTATCTGGATCCGTTGGGCACTGAAACCGGAAACTGTGCCGTAGAGGTAACTGCCTTTTTTTATTTCGTAGTCGCTCACATAGATGTCATCCAGCAAGCGAATCCTGATTCTGCCGCCTTGCATCACTTTTAACCCTTCGTCCAGAATAGCCCGGATAAGCTGCTCCTCACCGTCGGCTGTAATGGTGTTGAAAAAGGCTTTGCTGGTGTTTTTGTATTTGGTCACGGGTAAGGGCGTGGGCTCTTGCTTCTCGAAAGCCGGTGCATGGGCTTTCATCGGCTGTGGCCCCCTGCGTGAAGGCACAGGCTCCTCTCCTACCCGGCTCAGGCTGTCCATAAACAGCATCTGCTCCCTAAACAGCCGCATTTCGGTTTCATATGCCGATTCAACTTTTCGTATAGGGCGGGTTGACCCTCCAGGCACAAAGGCAGTAGCCGATGCATGGCGCCCTGAGCTGAGGCGCTGCCGCTGGCTTACCCGCTCCATAAACCCCTGCGGCTGCTGATCCGATAGGATGCGGTTATGAAGACTGTCGAGCATCTGCCGCTCTTGCTCTGTGTACACGCTGCCATAACTAGTGTCGCTGATCTCCTGTCCGATTTCCTGCATGGCCGAGTAGTCGGTCCTATACTTAAACTCGTCCTGAAAAGCCGAGAACTTATCCTTCACCTCCCGCTTTCTCAGGTTGGCATCAGGCAGCGAAGTATTAAGGGCTGCTATCTCGGTGAGCTCCACCTGCGCTTGTGCAGCAGTGGCCGCCGGCCTCATGTCCAGCCACAGGTAATTTAGCAAGACAAGGAAAGGGAGTATGATGAGCGGGATGGCATACCTGGGATGCCGAAAGTTAATTCTCTTCATGGATGATTCGGTTTAAACGCTGATCAATATCTTTGAGAAAAACACTGTCCCCGGCACGCAGGCTGTCAGGATGTAGCTGCCTGGCCGCGCTATAGAGCTTTATCAGCTCCAGCATATTTGCGGCTCCTGCCCTGCCTGTATGCATCTTGCTGCCAGAAGTATCAAGTTGCCTGTACAGCTTGCCAGCCGACACGGCATAAGTCCCCTGGTGCAGGTGGCGGACAAGGAGCAAGCCCATGACAGCCACAGACAGGAAAACCAGCATGGCCAGCACCACTGCTTTAAGATGCAAGGCACAGTAGTCCCTGGCACCTGCCTTGAGGCATAAAAGCCTTTGCTTTATGCCTCCGCTAAAAGGATTTCTTTTCGACATACTCCAAGTCCTTGTTTAGGACCGTTTTCCAGTTCTTTATCAAAAGTCCATGGGGGTTGTTTTCGGTGCGCGGCACTTCCTCCAAGTCCCCTTCTGTGACAAGAAGTCTTTTCATCACAGAGGTCTCCCGCTCGATGCGCTGTGTGGCGTAGTAGGTAAAGTGCCTGTTCTCATCCACTTTAACGCTGTCGGTTTTGATCGTCAAAACCGCAGAGCTTGCTAGAATCTGGTTATAATAGCCCTTCTCCTTCAAGTTGTTGTATTGCGCCAGCCCGGACTCATCCACTAGGTACATGGCCTTGGAGATGTTATGCTTGATGTAGGCGTCATCTGGCGGTAGCGTGAAGAAGAGCAGGTGAAACATGTTCACGTGCGAGGTGTACTCTACCGTCCGGTTTACCCCCAGCTCGGTCTGCTCCACTAAAAGCGGCACCGAGTGGTCGATCACATAGATCTTTTTCCGCTGCTCTTCGGCATAACGAAAGGCAAAGGCGCAAACCGTACCTACTATCAGGACCGAGGAGATAAAGCTGCCGATACTCACGGCAAAGGCCAGCTTCATTTTCTTTTCAAGGTTGTGTATCATAGCAAGCGCTTTTTAGTTTATTTTAAAATTCCTCCGGCCGCCTTCGCAGCTCCTCCTGCCATTGCAGAGATGGCATTACCCACACCCGTGGTGTGCACGATCCAGGTGGAAATAATGGGAATAGTGAGCATGGCCAATCCTCCCACAAGCAAGGAGACGATGTAGAAGCTGATGCCGCCCGAGGGAAAGGAAACGTAGGCAATAAACAACTCTTCGCTCTCCAGTACCGCTTTGAGTATATCAATTTCCTTCATCAAGCCATACTTGACCAGCACAAAGGCAATGGACATAATGATATAGCCCAGCCCCGAGTACAGCCCTACAGAAATATAGCGGGCAATCCAGGTCAGGTAGGAGTCCCGAAAGCCCGGCAGCACGCTAAGGGCAAAGGAGAAGGGGCCCAGGATCACCAGGATGCCTGCAAAGATGATCTGCAGGAAATAGATCATGTAAGCGCATACCTGAAAGATGCTGATCACTACCCACTCTGCCACCATCATCGCCGTAAAGTGCAGCTTGGCCATGAGCATCAGGTAATAGCCTTTCATTTTGTTAAACAGGGGTTGCAGGTCAATCCCCATCGTTTCGTACCAGCTCGCGTCACTTGCCTCACGCTCCACCCGCTCAAACTCAGCGCTGCTCTCAGAGAGCTTTCGGGCCACAGAGTCCACCAGCGCGAGGCGTTCCCGGTGTAAATCCTCCACCTGGTCTACCTGCGCGCCGTACATGCCTTTTGCCTGATCGTTCACCAGCTGCAGCGGCAGGTTCACCGCGTCAATAAACCCTGGCCAGAAAACAATCACCAGTGTCAGGGCGAAAGGACGCAAGAGGGGCATGATGCGAAGCGGCGCGTCCCCGGCCATCATTTTGTAAGCTTCCAGGCCAAAGTAGAGCAGCATGCTGATGGCACAAAGCGCCTGCGCATCATACAGAAACACGCCAACCAGGTCCTGTATATGGAAAAAGAGCCCGTCGAACAGGTCAAATATGGCTTTATCGATCAATTCACGCATCACGTCAGTCGGTTAAGTCCTGGCTCGTTTTAAAAAGAGAGATGAGCCGCCTGTAGTCATTTTGCAAGGCCGTAAGCTCTGAGATATACACCCGCAGCTGCTCCCCTTTTTTAGCATCGTCCAGGTAAGCGTCCAGAACGATTCCGATGTCTGCGTTAATTCTATCCCGCTCGGCATGGATGGCCAAAATATAAGCTGCCTGCACCCCGGCCTGCACCGCCTCAGCATTCATCGCCCATAGGGCAGTGTTGAGTTCATCAATCTTCTTTTTATACAACAGGTGGTATCCTTTATTCAGGGACCTGTCGGCAAACTTGAACATCTCCTGCTCATATACCTGGCTTACTGCTTCCTCCTGCGCCTGGGCCTTCACCCTGTTCTGGCTTACTAGGGCCATGGTAGGGGCAAGCTGCAGCATGTTCCGCCTGTCAGGTCCTTTCCTGTACTTATTATGAAACAGAATAAAGTACCACTTGGGGTTGAACTTTCCCCAGCGGGTGATCACCTCCCGCTCCAGCTGGTAGCGGGTGTTTTTACTGCTGACTGGCTGCACGCCCTGCCCCAGGGCATCTGTAAAGAGCACAGGAAGCAGGGCCAGGCATAAAGTGGGTACAAATATTGAATTCATAGCAATAGAGATAATTTACTTTTTGATTGCCTTGTACTCATCCATCAGGGAGCGGATGATCGCCTGGCTGTTATCTGGGTAAGTAAGTCCCATCGGGTTCATGGTCTTCAAAAGCCCCGCGTACTTGGCCACGCGCATCTTGCGCGTAATGGAATAGGCCAGGCCCCGCATCACGCGCAGCTCCTGGACCACATGGCGGATAAGGGCAAGCCTGTCGGCATTGTTCATCAGGTTCACATCCGTGCCCATGACAGCCACCTGGTAGATATAGGTAAACAGATCGGATGTACGCTTGAGCAGCTCGAGCTCTGTCTTGGCAGCGATCAAAAGCAGCTCGGTATCTCCGCGCGCCAGCGTCATCATTTGGTTTTGGTAGTGGCCTATGTCTGCGGCAATCTGGGAGGCATAGATAATGTTTTTACTCTGCCCGATAATGGATTGCACGGATTTAAGGGAGTTGTACATTTTTTCCTCCAGCTCCTTAATCTGCGTCATCTTCAGGCTGATCGTGGTCTGCAGGGCCGCAATCTTTCCTTCATTTTCCTTAATCTCGTTTAAGGCCGCCTGCTGGGCTGTGTGGTTGACAACAAGTGTGGAGACGACTGCTGGGTCAAAAACAAGCTGCTGGGCTAGTACATGCCCTGTTACCAGGCCCAGAAAGCTAAGCGTGCAGAGGTACTTTTTCATAGCTGCGTTGCAAAATCAGGTAAGCAAATTCATGTAGCTTGAGGCCCGAGGCCCTGAAGTCTGTGACAAATCTTTCCAGGGCCTGCCTAAAATCCCCATACTTGCTCAGGTATACTTGCATAGCCTCTTTTTCCTGGCGCTCGGTGGTAAAGGTCAGGTACTCTTCCAGCGATACCTCCACCCCGTATACCTCGCCGGTGGCCCCGCGCTTGATGTATACTTCCTTGAAGCGGCCCCGCCCTTCTTTATTGTCGAGGCTGTTGATAGTGAATATCTTCTTGCGCTCCACCTCATTGATAGAGAGCAGCGCGGCGATCTCATCGAAGTTGTCGCGAAACTTGGTCTGGTCCAGAAGGCAGATGGTATCGGAGTTGTTGATGATCGAGTTCTTGACCACCGCGTTGCCGATGATATCATCCAGCTCCTGGGTCACCACCACGGCTTCGCCCCAGAACTTGCGGACCGTTTTATAGACGTAGAGGATATAGCCGGCCATCAGCGGGGAGGCAATGGCCTTCCAGGCCTCCTCGATGATGAGCGCCTTACGGTTCTTTTTGTGGCGCATCTTCTGCAGGAACACATCCATGATGATCAGGGTGGTGATCGGGAAAAGGATCTTATGCTCCTTGATAGCGTCTATTTCAAAGACAATAAAGGGCTCATCAAACAGGGACTCATCCAGCTGGTTGTTCAGGATCTGTCCGTAGGCTTGCCCCTTGCAGAACTTTTTTAAAATAAAGCGGTAGCTCTTCACATCAAAATCAATCGCTTCGCTGGCCGTAATCTCCTGGATGCGGGCAAGGGAGAAATCATAGAAAGACTGAAAGCACAGGTAGTCGCTTTCCAACCCGCTGTCCTGGTAGTGTTGGTAATAGGAAGCGATCACAGCAGAAAGCACGCTGTCCTCGACCTGGCTGAGCACCCCGTCCACACCTTTCCAGAGCAGTGCCACCAGGGACTTTAGAAACTCCCGCTTCTCCTCGTTGAGTTCTGCCGCCGAGATACGAAAGGGGTTCATCGTGATGGGCGCCTCTTCCGAATAGGTGATGTAGCGGCCGTGGTAGTAGGCGCACAGGCCCCTATACGAGTGGCCTGTATCCACCAGGATCACGTCCGTGTGCTGCAGGGCGTACTGGCGCATCAGGTGGTTCATAAAAAAGGACTTGCCTGTACCCGAGGGCCCGAGCACGAACTTGTTACGGTTGTTGATGCGCCCCGTGTAAACGGGCACATCACTCGTATCAATGGCAAGGGGCAGGCCCTGCCGGTCGGTAAAATAGATCTGAAAGTCCGAGGCCTCGCTCCGGGGCAGTCTCTCCTTGTAGAAAAGGCACAGGGCAGCGTCGGCGGTCGTCAAAAACTTATCGTACACCTTGAGCTCCGAGGCATTACCGGGCAGGGCGCAGCGAAAGAGCTCAAGCTGGTTATAGGCATTGCGGCTCGGGATGATGCCGAGCGAGAACAGGGCGCCTTCCACAAAATTAACGCTGCGGTCTAGCTCGTTTTCCCTGGCAGAAAGCAGGATGTTGTAATGCCCGTAGACAAGCAGCTGATTGTCCCGGGCAATGGCGGCCAGAACCCGGTCGATATCCTGCACGCTCACATCGTTGGCCGGATCGGGCATGGAGGCGTGCTTTCTGCGCTTATGCTGCAGCCTGGCCACCTCACGCTGCTGATCCGGGATCTGGATCACCTGGTTGTAGACCAGCGCCTGGCAGCCGGGGACCAGGGGTAGAAAGTGCAGCGGGTCGGCCGGTAGGCGATCCCCCAGGTCAAGGACTGTAGAGGGCCTGAGGCTGGAGGGCAGGTTGACCTGGTCTACGTCCAAGAGCGAAAGGCTCCTGATAACCCGCTCGCCCAGCTGCAGGCATGCATCACCGGCTTTGAAGTTTGTGAGCGCGTAGGCCTTGTCTGAAAAGTTAAAGGCCAGCATGCGGGAAAGCAAGGCCCTTATCTCCGGCTCTCTTAAAACCCGGGGCTGGCAAGCCCGGCTCTCCAGGATGTCAAGCACTTTGGCAATGCTGCGCTCAAAGGCCGTGAAGTCCCCGGCATCGTAGGTAAAAAAGCTTGAGCGCTCCACGTTCCGTGTTATGGTCAGGTACGTACTCCCCTCCCGGTAGGCTCTGCCGGCAAATGTTTCCTGGAACCGCTGGCTTAAAAAGTCGTCTTCCCGCCTGGGCTCATAGTGCTTTTGGGCCAGGATGTCTGTTTTCTGCAGGGTATAGCCCGCGCCCAGCACCTTTACCAGGTTAACAAAGGTTTGGTGAAAGCGCGCATACGCCTGCTCATCGGCACAGTACTGCAACACTGGGTTGTCTAGCTGGATGATCACCGAGTAGTCGCCCTGCTCATGATAGAGCAAATCATACGTATGGCAACCAATGCCGCTATAAGGCAAATGAAAGGTTTGTTTTTTCATGGTCTAAGCCTGTTTTATGCGTGAATGAGTTAGCCCCGCCACTGCGCGGGCACGAGGTAGGCCCCTTTGGCCCTTGTTTTATGGTGCAGGCCTTTTCTTTGCTGCCAGGCTGTACACCCCAGCCCGCCGAACGTGATCACCACCAGGGCCAGCAGCCCGGAAAGAAAGTTGATCGCAACCGAGAGGATCACGGCCAGCAGAAAGCCGCTCACCACGCACGCCAGGCCCCAGTAGATGTACCTGCCTTTCAGGGATTTGAAGACAAGAGGCTTTTGCAGCCCCCTGTACACTTCAAACCCCAAATCCGCATTCCTGGCCATCACCTACACGCCAAAAAAGGCTTTGATCACTACCCCCACTACCATCAGGAAGACACAGGAGCCCATCCAGCCCATCACGGCCTTCTGCGTGTCCTGATCGCCAGAGTTCCACTTGATGTAGACGCGTACGCCCCCAATCAGGCCCACGATGGCCCCCACGATCAGGATCAGGTTGCCCACCGGGTCAATGTAGGTCTGCAGCTCCGAGGCACCCGCGTCGATGCCCGCGGCCCCTTGCCCGAAAGCCGAAGCCGCCGAGAGCAGAGCCAGGAAAAAAATGGTCGTAAACTTTTTCATGTGCGCTGATTTATTTGGTTTAACAATAGGTTTGCTCGCCTGGTGGGCTCTCTGCCTGGTTGCCTGAAGCAAAGGGCATGGATAAAACTTTAGTGCGCTTGGCTGTCTTCCGACTGGGAAAGCACTGTGGCCTGGTGCAGCGTGTAGGTCGTGGTGCTGGCCCTGTCCGAGGCGGCTTTGCGCCTGGCGTAAAGCTGCCACAAGATCAGGCCCGTGTAGTAAGCGCCGTAGAGGGCAGAGATCGTGAAAGTAAAAGTGCTCCAGTTCATCTTTGTCTTGGCTTAGGTGTTTGCTGCACCCGGCCTCTGCTGGTTGTGCTGGCCGGATGCAGCGATCATGCTCTGCAGGGAACTACGCCTAATTTTTTTTTCGGCCGCGGGGCTTTGATGAACTCAAACAGGCCTTAGATGAAACAAGAGACGTCTTTACATCAATCAACTGCTAGCCAGGGCCACGACCGGCGCGTGCGATAAAAGGGCTAAACCTTTTGCTGGCAATCTGCCGTTAAGGCCAAAAAACAGGGCCTCACCGGCTCCTGCCGCACGCAGGCAGTACAGCTTCCCGCCAGCCTTGGCCCAGTCTTGGATCAGACCGGCAATACTGCTATTCACCATAAACCCGTTTCACGCATGGAAAAAGAAGTACTCCAACACAAAGGCAGGCCCAGGAAGAAGCCTGTCCGCCTGCGCAACAGGCATGCCTGTACGTATCTTACCCCAACCGAGAAACTGCTGCTTGAGGCAAAGGCCAGGGAAGCCGGCATGTCTGAGTCTGAGTGGCTGCGTGCGGCCATCAGGCAACGCGAGGTGGCCGCCAGGCTTAAGCCCCGGGAGGCTACCTTCGTGCGGCACCTAACCACCCTCTCTAACCACGTAGACCAAATCCTGTCTTACCTGCAGGAGCAGAGGGTCACTGCGCTGGAGCAGGCAGGACAGCGGGCAAAAGAAGAAATGGATCAGCTGCTTTTATACCTGGACTGCGATGCTCGGTAAGGTGCACGTGAGTAAGAATATCGCGCAGGTAGTGGCCTATGTGGCCGACAAACCGCAGGCGCGCGTATTGGCAGCAGACGGGGTCAGGACCGACTGTGTGCAGCACATGATCCGGGATTTTGCCCTGATTGGCAAGCTCAACCCAGACCTGAAAATCAAGGCAGGTCACATATCCCTTAGTTGGAACCGGCAGGACCGGGAAAAGCTGTCCCCGGAGGTGATGGTGGCCCGTGCAAGGGAATATATGGAAAAGATGGGCATCCGTGACACCCAATACCTGGTCGTCGCGCACCGGGACACGCCCCACCCGCACCTGCATATTGTCTACAACAGGGTCAGCTATAAGGGCCAGCGCATTGAGGATCACTTTCAGCTATCACGCAGCAGGCAGGTACTGCGCGACATGAGGGACCGCTACGGCTATCACATGCCCACCGGCAAGCAGGCGGTGAACCGCAAGCGTCTGAACAGCTTTGAAACAGAACGTTTTGCCTTGTATGATGCCATAGAGCCTGCGCTAAGAGAGGCGAAGAGCTGGGAGGAGCTCCGGAAAAGACTGCAGCGCCGGGGCATTACCCTGCGCTTTAAGCAGGAGGGCGACACAGGAAAGGTACTGGGCGTGAGTTTTAAGCAAGGCACCTACAGCTTCAAGGGATCCAGGATCGACCCGGCCCTGAGCTATGGCAAGATCTCCCAGCGCCTGGAGCACAACCTGCAGGCCAGGCTGCAAAGGATAGAAAAGGGCGTGGCCGGCCGGCAACGTTTCTACCGGTATGGGCCCTCTATTTTCAGCAAGACCGCCCCGGTAAAAAACCTGCCCCTTGAAAAGTTGTTTCTTGACAGGCAGGCCCTGCAGAATACATACCCCAGACCCTTTGCTGCACTTGGC is a genomic window containing:
- a CDS encoding type IV secretory system conjugative DNA transfer family protein, with protein sequence MEESSELKKLYAFLQGLIYFSIVVEGAVFLFWDAPALYLLEPVLHRLKRVVIYEDIYLSKTFTFALILIVSMGTKAKKELALDLLRHIFLPLLMGCAFFFGAGLLYFTPGSRMLLPGVSLSDAAYFLLSLTGAVLVHIALDNVSKHLQHRLLQDRFNVENESFAQPVKCVRTPYSVNIPMLFYYKKRLQRGWLNLVNPFRGTLLIGTPGSGKSFSVVLPFIRQLLAKGFSMMVYDFKFPDLARVTYYHYLLGRKKGMLKNHRFHVLNFHAVAYSSRCNPLKPEYLPTLADATETAEALLEALRKGDRGGGAAQFFNQSAVNFLASCIYFLSRHQQGRYSSFPHVLALLNLSYEEIFHTLFSEPELESLLSPFATAYKNRAFEQLEGQIGTLKVNIGRLATKETFWVLSGDDFELGISDPAHPAVLVIANDPATQSINSACNALVLNRMSRLINTRGNLPCALVVDEAPTLYLHRVESLIATARSNRIAVLLGLQELPQLRQQYGRETAETICSVAANVLSGSARNRETLDWLEKLFGRVRQLKQGLSLERNRASVSMSEEMGPLIPAAKIAHLQTGEMVGQVATERETYNGKYVSSTYHCKINLDLSRLHKEEKLYPALPIFYDFGSAQQKEQLLLENFNRIRKEVKGLVPV
- the traN gene encoding conjugative transposon protein TraN, with product MKKLLLLYVLFALLSSASAQDSLQVVHVHENVSTHIVSPEPIQYVDISTDEVAGDIPVANILRVKPKHGGAKQGIITIVGERFLVQYRLAYSRADQADTRVRIDPTQVDNYLNPAVAMSREDMARFALLALGRKPRFHSVTTKEQGIRARLNNIYTVGDYFFIDLSLKNDTSIPYTIDQVRFKLEDKKVVKATNFQQVELQPSFQLYDTGYFKRQYRNVFVFRKFTFPEEKVLHIEVAEEQVSGRRVSLRIAYADLLQADTL
- the traM gene encoding conjugative transposon protein TraM, translating into MKRINFRHPRYAIPLIILPFLVLLNYLWLDMRPAATAAQAQVELTEIAALNTSLPDANLRKREVKDKFSAFQDEFKYRTDYSAMQEIGQEISDTSYGSVYTEQERQMLDSLHNRILSDQQPQGFMERVSQRQRLSSGRHASATAFVPGGSTRPIRKVESAYETEMRLFREQMLFMDSLSRVGEEPVPSRRGPQPMKAHAPAFEKQEPTPLPVTKYKNTSKAFFNTITADGEEQLIRAILDEGLKVMQGGRIRIRLLDDIYVSDYEIKKGSYLYGTVSGFSAQRIQIAIRSMLYEGQIIPVDLHIYDNDGLAGLYVPDSQFRDFTKELAGNVSSGQTLTFEDSPDNASQMLYSMLERISQTTTRAAGKAIRKNKAKLKYNTLVYLIDNKAD
- the traK gene encoding conjugative transposon protein TraK is translated as MIHNLEKKMKLAFAVSIGSFISSVLIVGTVCAFAFRYAEEQRKKIYVIDHSVPLLVEQTELGVNRTVEYTSHVNMFHLLFFTLPPDDAYIKHNISKAMYLVDESGLAQYNNLKEKGYYNQILASSAVLTIKTDSVKVDENRHFTYYATQRIERETSVMKRLLVTEGDLEEVPRTENNPHGLLIKNWKTVLNKDLEYVEKKSF
- a CDS encoding plasmid transfer protein, coding for MRELIDKAIFDLFDGLFFHIQDLVGVFLYDAQALCAISMLLYFGLEAYKMMAGDAPLRIMPLLRPFALTLVIVFWPGFIDAVNLPLQLVNDQAKGMYGAQVDQVEDLHRERLALVDSVARKLSESSAEFERVEREASDASWYETMGIDLQPLFNKMKGYYLMLMAKLHFTAMMVAEWVVISIFQVCAYMIYFLQIIFAGILVILGPFSFALSVLPGFRDSYLTWIARYISVGLYSGLGYIIMSIAFVLVKYGLMKEIDILKAVLESEELFIAYVSFPSGGISFYIVSLLVGGLAMLTIPIISTWIVHTTGVGNAISAMAGGAAKAAGGILK
- a CDS encoding TraG family conjugative transposon ATPase, which translates into the protein MKKQTFHLPYSGIGCHTYDLLYHEQGDYSVIIQLDNPVLQYCADEQAYARFHQTFVNLVKVLGAGYTLQKTDILAQKHYEPRREDDFLSQRFQETFAGRAYREGSTYLTITRNVERSSFFTYDAGDFTAFERSIAKVLDILESRACQPRVLREPEIRALLSRMLAFNFSDKAYALTNFKAGDACLQLGERVIRSLSLLDVDQVNLPSSLRPSTVLDLGDRLPADPLHFLPLVPGCQALVYNQVIQIPDQQREVARLQHKRRKHASMPDPANDVSVQDIDRVLAAIARDNQLLVYGHYNILLSARENELDRSVNFVEGALFSLGIIPSRNAYNQLELFRCALPGNASELKVYDKFLTTADAALCLFYKERLPRSEASDFQIYFTDRQGLPLAIDTSDVPVYTGRINNRNKFVLGPSGTGKSFFMNHLMRQYALQHTDVILVDTGHSYRGLCAYYHGRYITYSEEAPITMNPFRISAAELNEEKREFLKSLVALLWKGVDGVLSQVEDSVLSAVIASYYQHYQDSGLESDYLCFQSFYDFSLARIQEITASEAIDFDVKSYRFILKKFCKGQAYGQILNNQLDESLFDEPFIVFEIDAIKEHKILFPITTLIIMDVFLQKMRHKKNRKALIIEEAWKAIASPLMAGYILYVYKTVRKFWGEAVVVTQELDDIIGNAVVKNSIINNSDTICLLDQTKFRDNFDEIAALLSINEVERKKIFTINSLDNKEGRGRFKEVYIKRGATGEVYGVEVSLEEYLTFTTERQEKEAMQVYLSKYGDFRQALERFVTDFRASGLKLHEFAYLILQRSYEKVPLHA
- a CDS encoding DUF4133 domain-containing protein, giving the protein MARNADLGFEVYRGLQKPLVFKSLKGRYIYWGLACVVSGFLLAVILSVAINFLSGLLALVVITFGGLGCTAWQQRKGLHHKTRAKGAYLVPAQWRG
- a CDS encoding DUF4134 domain-containing protein, which translates into the protein MAALRQAQSRLGQGQHHDLHAAPGHSAFPVGRQPSALKFYPCPLLQATRQRAHQASKPIVKPNKSAHMKKFTTIFFLALLSAASAFGQGAAGIDAGASELQTYIDPVGNLILIVGAIVGLIGGVRVYIKWNSGDQDTQKAVMGWMGSCVFLMVVGVVIKAFFGV
- a CDS encoding plasmid mobilization protein, with translation MEKEVLQHKGRPRKKPVRLRNRHACTYLTPTEKLLLEAKAREAGMSESEWLRAAIRQREVAARLKPREATFVRHLTTLSNHVDQILSYLQEQRVTALEQAGQRAKEEMDQLLLYLDCDAR